A section of the Lagopus muta isolate bLagMut1 chromosome 17, bLagMut1 primary, whole genome shotgun sequence genome encodes:
- the KMT5A gene encoding N-lysine methyltransferase KMT5A isoform X2, whose translation MAKGRGGREMTVSGGAGHGSDAALPSSLLGRNMPKARASGAEKASPENAERKSPGRSRAGGENVFTGQSKIYSYLNPNKSPGARSPLQEENSVMYHEVKCQGKALTETNRKGDEKKNGGNIIEGATKPEDQKDKESGCNTSVLSSDPKTQGSVEAEKTLLPSDCAGEASAKPAQKKTVKAKRGPRRKTQGRAPNRKVTDYYPVRRSSRKSKSELETEERRKIDALITSGKEEGMKIDYIDGKGRGVIATKHFNRGEFVVEYHGDLIEITDAKKREAVYAQDPSTGCYMYYFQYLSKTYCVDATKETNRLGRLINHSKCGNCQTKLHDIDGVPHLILIASRDIKAGEELLYDYGDRSKASIEAHPWLKH comes from the exons atggcTAAAG GCCGCGGGGGCCGGGAGATGACCGTGAGCGGCGGCGCGGGACACGGCTCAGATGCTGCCCTTCCTTCCTCGCTCCTAGGCAGGAATATGCCCAAAGCCAGGGCGAGCGGCGCGGAGAAGGCGAGCCCCGAGAACGCCGAGAGGAAGAGCCCCGGCCGCTCCCGGGCCGGTGGG GAGAATGTGTTTACTGGTCAATCCAAAATCTACAGCTACCTGAATCCCAACAAGTCTCCTGGTGCTCGCTCCCcacttcaggaagaaaactctGTCATGTATCACGAAGTGAAATGCCAGGGCAAAGCACTAACTGAAACCAACAGGAAAGGAGATG aaaaaaagaatggtgGCAATATAATTGAAGGTGCTACGAAACCGGAAGACcagaaagataaagaaagtgGGTGCAATACTTCAGTGCTGTCTTCTGATCCAAAAACCCAAGGATCTGTAGAAGCTGAGAAGACGCTCCTGCCCTCAgactgtgctggtgaggccagTGCAAAGCCAGCTCAGAAGAAGACAGTTAAAGCAAAGCGTGGACCAAGAAGGAA AACACAAGGAAGAGCACCGAATCGAAAGGTGACAGATTATTACCCAGTGAGAAGAAGCTCCAGGAAGAGCAAATCTGAACTGGAG actgaggaaaggaggaaaatcgATGCACTAATTACAAgtgggaaagaagaaggaatgaaG ATTGATTACATTGATGGCAAAGGGAGAGGAGTAATTGCTACTAAACATTTTAATCGTGGAGAATTTGTAGTTGAATATCATGGAGATCTCATAGAGATCACTGATGCTAAAAAGCGGGAGGCTGTGTATGCTCAAGATCCATCCACAGGCTGCTATATGTACTATTTTCAGTACCTCAGCAAAACGTACTG TGTTGATGCTACAAAAGAAACTAATCGTCTGGGAAGACTGATTAATCACAGCAAATGTGGCAATTGTCAAACAAAGCTTCATGACATTGATGGTGTGCCTCATCTCATATTGATAGCTTCCAGAGACATTAAAGCAGGTGAAGAACTGTTGTATGACTATGGAGACAGGAGCAAGGCTTCCATTGAAGCTCATCCATGGCTAAAACACTAA
- the KMT5A gene encoding N-lysine methyltransferase KMT5A isoform X1 gives MGGRRRAARTDGSKKGAGAGPGGAEPLAARRPLPGGAERRGRRDSSPARCAQLAGKGLGRRGSPCCSEPFKHGAGRGGREMTVSGGAGHGSDAALPSSLLGRNMPKARASGAEKASPENAERKSPGRSRAGGENVFTGQSKIYSYLNPNKSPGARSPLQEENSVMYHEVKCQGKALTETNRKGDEKKNGGNIIEGATKPEDQKDKESGCNTSVLSSDPKTQGSVEAEKTLLPSDCAGEASAKPAQKKTVKAKRGPRRKTQGRAPNRKVTDYYPVRRSSRKSKSELETEERRKIDALITSGKEEGMKIDYIDGKGRGVIATKHFNRGEFVVEYHGDLIEITDAKKREAVYAQDPSTGCYMYYFQYLSKTYCVDATKETNRLGRLINHSKCGNCQTKLHDIDGVPHLILIASRDIKAGEELLYDYGDRSKASIEAHPWLKH, from the exons ATGGGGGGCCGGCGGCGCGCGGCGCGTACGGATGGGTCGAAGAAGGGcgcgggcgcggggccgggtGGCGCGGAGCCGCTGGCGGCGCGGAGACCACTACCGGGAGGCGCGGAGCGCCGGGGCCGGCGGGACTCCTCCCCCGCGCGGTGTGCGCAGCTCGCCGGGAAGGGGCTGGGCCGCCGCGGCTCGCCCTGCTGCAGTGAGCCCTTTAAACATGGCGCAGGCCGCGGGGGCCGGGAGATGACCGTGAGCGGCGGCGCGGGACACGGCTCAGATGCTGCCCTTCCTTCCTCGCTCCTAGGCAGGAATATGCCCAAAGCCAGGGCGAGCGGCGCGGAGAAGGCGAGCCCCGAGAACGCCGAGAGGAAGAGCCCCGGCCGCTCCCGGGCCGGTGGG GAGAATGTGTTTACTGGTCAATCCAAAATCTACAGCTACCTGAATCCCAACAAGTCTCCTGGTGCTCGCTCCCcacttcaggaagaaaactctGTCATGTATCACGAAGTGAAATGCCAGGGCAAAGCACTAACTGAAACCAACAGGAAAGGAGATG aaaaaaagaatggtgGCAATATAATTGAAGGTGCTACGAAACCGGAAGACcagaaagataaagaaagtgGGTGCAATACTTCAGTGCTGTCTTCTGATCCAAAAACCCAAGGATCTGTAGAAGCTGAGAAGACGCTCCTGCCCTCAgactgtgctggtgaggccagTGCAAAGCCAGCTCAGAAGAAGACAGTTAAAGCAAAGCGTGGACCAAGAAGGAA AACACAAGGAAGAGCACCGAATCGAAAGGTGACAGATTATTACCCAGTGAGAAGAAGCTCCAGGAAGAGCAAATCTGAACTGGAG actgaggaaaggaggaaaatcgATGCACTAATTACAAgtgggaaagaagaaggaatgaaG ATTGATTACATTGATGGCAAAGGGAGAGGAGTAATTGCTACTAAACATTTTAATCGTGGAGAATTTGTAGTTGAATATCATGGAGATCTCATAGAGATCACTGATGCTAAAAAGCGGGAGGCTGTGTATGCTCAAGATCCATCCACAGGCTGCTATATGTACTATTTTCAGTACCTCAGCAAAACGTACTG TGTTGATGCTACAAAAGAAACTAATCGTCTGGGAAGACTGATTAATCACAGCAAATGTGGCAATTGTCAAACAAAGCTTCATGACATTGATGGTGTGCCTCATCTCATATTGATAGCTTCCAGAGACATTAAAGCAGGTGAAGAACTGTTGTATGACTATGGAGACAGGAGCAAGGCTTCCATTGAAGCTCATCCATGGCTAAAACACTAA
- the KMT5A gene encoding N-lysine methyltransferase KMT5A isoform X3 encodes MAKGRNMPKARASGAEKASPENAERKSPGRSRAGGENVFTGQSKIYSYLNPNKSPGARSPLQEENSVMYHEVKCQGKALTETNRKGDEKKNGGNIIEGATKPEDQKDKESGCNTSVLSSDPKTQGSVEAEKTLLPSDCAGEASAKPAQKKTVKAKRGPRRKTQGRAPNRKVTDYYPVRRSSRKSKSELETEERRKIDALITSGKEEGMKIDYIDGKGRGVIATKHFNRGEFVVEYHGDLIEITDAKKREAVYAQDPSTGCYMYYFQYLSKTYCVDATKETNRLGRLINHSKCGNCQTKLHDIDGVPHLILIASRDIKAGEELLYDYGDRSKASIEAHPWLKH; translated from the exons atggcTAAAG GCAGGAATATGCCCAAAGCCAGGGCGAGCGGCGCGGAGAAGGCGAGCCCCGAGAACGCCGAGAGGAAGAGCCCCGGCCGCTCCCGGGCCGGTGGG GAGAATGTGTTTACTGGTCAATCCAAAATCTACAGCTACCTGAATCCCAACAAGTCTCCTGGTGCTCGCTCCCcacttcaggaagaaaactctGTCATGTATCACGAAGTGAAATGCCAGGGCAAAGCACTAACTGAAACCAACAGGAAAGGAGATG aaaaaaagaatggtgGCAATATAATTGAAGGTGCTACGAAACCGGAAGACcagaaagataaagaaagtgGGTGCAATACTTCAGTGCTGTCTTCTGATCCAAAAACCCAAGGATCTGTAGAAGCTGAGAAGACGCTCCTGCCCTCAgactgtgctggtgaggccagTGCAAAGCCAGCTCAGAAGAAGACAGTTAAAGCAAAGCGTGGACCAAGAAGGAA AACACAAGGAAGAGCACCGAATCGAAAGGTGACAGATTATTACCCAGTGAGAAGAAGCTCCAGGAAGAGCAAATCTGAACTGGAG actgaggaaaggaggaaaatcgATGCACTAATTACAAgtgggaaagaagaaggaatgaaG ATTGATTACATTGATGGCAAAGGGAGAGGAGTAATTGCTACTAAACATTTTAATCGTGGAGAATTTGTAGTTGAATATCATGGAGATCTCATAGAGATCACTGATGCTAAAAAGCGGGAGGCTGTGTATGCTCAAGATCCATCCACAGGCTGCTATATGTACTATTTTCAGTACCTCAGCAAAACGTACTG TGTTGATGCTACAAAAGAAACTAATCGTCTGGGAAGACTGATTAATCACAGCAAATGTGGCAATTGTCAAACAAAGCTTCATGACATTGATGGTGTGCCTCATCTCATATTGATAGCTTCCAGAGACATTAAAGCAGGTGAAGAACTGTTGTATGACTATGGAGACAGGAGCAAGGCTTCCATTGAAGCTCATCCATGGCTAAAACACTAA